The following proteins are co-located in the Colletotrichum lupini chromosome 4, complete sequence genome:
- a CDS encoding POPLD domain-containing protein, with translation MSAAGSNSRPLKSAFANKRKQGSSGDNGGGNNGAAGGGGGWAQKRVKIRQDREIAAQSSDAALRDGELDLQSFLNAREFEIRALEESMRHTKAEATSRAFQQVPRGLRRRTASHNAKRVPKRLRRRALKEMAEDNTPVVLSKRRKPKTTRARIRAETAKRLGMLAEKKRRRAMKAEKAKAKDKDGEGHTGKTGVDGPSKGAVTVATRPPRPKIRRNQLNDPPQRKSKFRKRQIDKMWLPTHLWHAKRARMTEPANPLWRFAIPLTPNEKTYRATHRSHGDKGAVAWDTSYVSTIGLYGSAKGVEQVLRRLGVVQESCWNERGRKWREGTRHWSGFLSREVKGGSSGGRREVCPATILWNPLEPVAEDRDEAQTVKVQRQVFVRVHPSAFLEVFNELLRLVKMQNPRMYIEDLRFEIGSIELTGPASTEALLGILHPYHTQEGFREQHADIFEGLNSLMSPASLPLNATLSFSIMDPRLRYPPRKVAQPDPDDEEEQNKSLELLANWPADTNLKPHGLFHRDARASATRLPSQKSIDRRKGARRPGTDLGVSDADPPIPVILVASRAAGNSSNGNSSSQGNWTVLAPWRCIQPLWHTLVHFPLSSGGNPRFSGLDQIRQVAFERATPCFPFDFLGTDAGAAWEVEQRRLRKASWERRPKSKRVAWASLDLGAGRKGEVGCGWACDVEFLFREETTTTTTDKGREEEVKRRAAASVDTDEMEVDEPSPAKKEEEGAAAAGDAASEGEFLKTLQHIRKDAFKAHTSSPSSATPAPLPPRSVINVKISILNRGVATACARIYRLPSRPAPTDPTSSAEIPATVPPPPAPTTSVQGGDSSSSSSSSLPPNLRAQWLATLPVSSASVKYPSKKNGKATLQRHQQTKHLPLETQKQIIAQKLLAPPPAEVSSLLPAKPNQADMNGHHPLVPDESDLLGFVTTGSYCLAEGRGTAIGCLAAEKAAEAVRDGGGGGGREGTLCIVRNAGESVGWIARWEVV, from the coding sequence ATGTCGGCAGCAGGTTCTAACTCGAGACCCCTAAAGTCCGCCTTCGCCAACAAACGGAAACAGGGATCCTCAGGCGACAATGGCGGAGGAAACAACGGCGCAGCAGGCGGTGGAGGAGGATGGGCGCAAAAGCGCGTCAAGATCCGCCAGGACCGCGAAATCGCAGCACAGTCCTCGGACGCGGCCCTGCGCGACGGCGAGCTCGATCTCCAGTCCTTCCTGAACGCGCGCGAGTTCGAGATCCGGGCGCTCGAGGAGAGCATGCGACACACCAAAGCCGAGGCCACGAGCCGGGCGTTCCAACAGGTGCCCCGCGGGCTGAGGCGGCGGACGGCGAGCCACAACGCAAAGAGGGTACCCAAGAGGCTGCGCAGGCGGGCTTTGAAGGAGATGGCGGAGGATAACACCCCCGTGGTGCTCTCGAAGCGCAGGAAGCCCAAGACGACGAGGGCGCGGATCCGGGCGGAGACGGCAAAGAGGTTGGGGATGCTTgcggagaagaagaggaggagggcgaTGAAGGCGGAGAAGGCCAAGGCAAAAGACAAGGACGGCGAGGGGCACACGGGCAAGACGGGCGTTGACGGACCGAGTAAAGGCGCAGTCACAGTCGCGACACGGCCGCCGCGGCCCAAGATCCGCCGGAACCAGCTCAACGACCCGCCGCAGCGCAAGTCCAAGTTTAGGAAACGGCAGATCGACAAGATGTGGCTGCCGACGCACCTGTGGCACGCCAAGCGGGCGCGCATGACGGAGCCCGCGAACCCGCTCTGGCGGTTCGCGATACCCCTGACCCCCAACGAGAAGACGTATCGGGCGACGCACCGGTCCCACGGCGACAAGGGCGCCGTCGCTTGGGACACGAGCTACGTTAGCACGATTGGGCTCTACGGGTCGGCCAAGGGCGTGGAGCAGGTCCTGCGCCGGCTCGGCGTCGTGCAGGAGAGTTGTTGGAATGAGAGGGGGAGGAAGTGGAGGGAGGGCACGCGGCACTGGAGCGGGTTCTTGAGCAGGGAGGTGAAGGGAGGAAGCAGCGGGGGGAGGCGGGAGGTTTGCCCGGCAACGATTCTCTGGAACCCCCTTGAGCCGGTTGCTGAGGATCGGGATGAGGCGCAGACGGTCAAGGTTCAGCGACAGGTCTTTGTGAGGGTGCACCCCTCCGCGTTCCTCGAGGTCTTCAATGAGCTTCTTCGGCTCGTGAAGATGCAGAACCCCAGGATGTATATCGAGGATCTGCGCTTCGAGATTGGCAGCATCGAACTCACCGGCCCCGCATCGACCGAGGCCCTCCTGGGCATCCTGCACCCATACCATACGCAAGAAGGATTCAGAGAACAGCACGCAGACATTTTCGAGGGCCTGAACAGCCTCATGAGTCCCGCGTCGCTTCCCCTCAACGCCACGTTGAGTTTCTCCATCATGGACCCGCGCCTACGATACCCCCCGAGGAAAGTCGCGCAGCCCGACCccgacgacgaagaagagcAAAACAAGTCTCTCGAGCTACTTGCCAACTGGCCAGCGGACACCAACCTGAAGCCCCACGGCCTCTTCCACCGAGACGCGCGGGCTTCAGCCACAAGACTCCCCTCGCAAAAGTCAATTGACAGGCGCAAAGGGGCAAGGCGTCCCGGTACAGACCTGGGCGTCTCGGACGCAGATCCGCCGATACCCGTCATACTGGTAGCATCACGCGCGGCCGGAAACAGTAGCAACGGCAACAGCAGCTCCCAGGGGAACTGGACGGTCCTCGCGCCATGGCGGTGCATCCAGCCCCTGTGGCACACCCTCGTCCACTTCCCCCTTAGCTCGGGCGGCAATCCGCGCTTCTCCGGGCTGGATCAGATCCGGCAGGTCGCGTTCGAGCGGGCTACGCCGTGTTTCCCGTTTGATTTCCTCGGCACCGACGCCGGCGCCGCGTGGGAGGTGGAACAGCGGCGCCTGCGCAAGGCGAGCTGGGAGCGGCGGCCTAAGAGTAAGCGGGTCGCGTGGGCGTCGTTGGATCTGGGTGCCGGGCGGAAGGGGGAGGTTGGCTGTGGATGGGCGTGTGACGTAGAGTTTTTGTTCCGAGAGGagacgacgacaacgacgacGGATAAGGGTCGAGAAGAGGAGGTGAAGAGGAGGGCTGCTGCTTCGGTGGATACAGATGAGATGGAGGTTGATGAGCCTTCTCCAGCAaagaaggaagaggagggagccgccgccgctggtgATGCCGCGTCCGAGGGGGAGTTCCTCAAGACGCTCCAACATATCCGCAAGGACGCCTTCAAGGCACACACATCTTCGCCGTCATCAGCAACACCAGCCCCGTTACCGCCGCGATCCGTCATCAACGTAAAGATCTCAATCCTCAACCGCGGCGTCGCCACCGCCTGCGCGAGAATCTACCGCCTTCCCTCGCGCCCCGCGCCCACCGATCCGACCTCCTCCGCCGAAATCCCCGCCACAGTACCGCCACCCCCGGCGCCAACGACATCCGTCCAAGGCGgcgacagcagcagcagcagcagcagcagtctACCCCCCAACCTCCGAGCCCAATGGCTCGCCACCCTCCCCGTCTCCAGCGCGAGCGTGAAATACCCATCCAAGAAGAACGGAAAAGCAACACTCCAACGACACCAGCAAACCAAGCATCTGCCCCTCGAAACCCAAAAACAAATCATCGCCCAGAAACTCCTCGCCCCACCACCTGCCGAGGTGTCATCGCTGCTACCCGCGAAACCGAACCAGGCGGATATGAACGGGCACCACCCTCTCGTCCCCGACGAGAGCGATCTGCTGGGCTTCGTGACGACGGGGTCGTATTGTCTCGCTGAGGGGCGGGGGACGGCGATTGGGTGTTTAGCTGCCGAGAAGGCCGCTGAGGCGGTGAGGGAtggtggcggtggtggtggtaggGAGGGGACGTTGTGTATTGTGCGGAATGCCGGGGAGAGCGTTGGGTGGATTGCGCGGTGGGAGGTTGTTTGA
- a CDS encoding polygalacturonase produces MVAPTLLGGLLAAALVPFTHAAAGGRPDIKAAPFHPGRAFPASAPRTKTCAVKAGTNGSDDSAAILQAFHSCNNGGTVVLDKTYTICNPLDLTFLNAVDVALTGTVNFCDDIDHWLPRTFKYTFQISSSMWKFGGKDVNIYGNGVGTLNGNGQKWWDRFASNATLERPILFVTDGLHGGSITGLKMVNSPQWFNLIANSTDVLISDINIKVGSTSSNPAKNTDGWDTYRSDGIVIQNSVINNGDDCVSFKPNSTNIVVQNLVCNGSHGISVGSLGQYIGTFDVVENLYVYNTSMSNASDGARIKVWPGMDTPFQPNLSGGGGSGYVKNVTYDTFHNDNNDNAITIDQCYGQKNQTICNQYPSNMTISDIYFKNFDGTASSKNDPRVGSLVCSSPSKCVNINASKINVKAPSGKNPQWLCVNLDTGLLDINCVTKVTKS; encoded by the exons ATGGTCGCTCCAACCCTGCTCGGCGGtctcctcgccgccgccctgGTGCCCTTCAcccacgccgccgccggtggCCGCCCAGACATCAAGGCCGCCCCCTTCCACCCGGGCCGCGCCTTCCCCGCCTCCGCCCCGAGGACAAAGACCTGCGCCGTCAAGGCCGGCACCAACGGCAGCGACGACTCGGCCGCCATCCTCCAGGCCTTCCACAGCTGCAACAACGGCGGCACCGTCGTCCTCGACAAGACGTACACCATCTGCAACCCGCTCGACCTCACGTTCCTCAACGCCGTCGACGTCGCCCTCACCGGTACCGTCAACTTTTGCGACGACATTGACCACTGGCTGCCCCGCACCTTCAAGTACACCTTCCAGATCTCTTCCTCCATGTGGAAGTTTGGCGGCAAGGATGTCAACATTTACGGCAACGGCGTCGGCACGCTCAACGGTAACGGCCAGAAGTGGTGGGACCGGTTCGCGTCGAATGCTACGCTTGAGAGACCTATTCTCTTCGTCACTGATGGTCTTCACGGCGGCTCTATTACCGGCTTGAAGATGGTCAACTCCCCTCAG TGGTTCAACCTCATCGCAAACAGCACCGACGTCCTCATCTCCGACATCAACATCAAGGTCGGCTCCACCTCCTCCAACCCGGCCAAGAACACCGACGGCTGGGACACCTACCGCTCCGACGGCATCGTCATCCAAAACTCCGTCATCAACAACGGCGACGACTGCGTCTCCTTCAAGCCCAACTCGACAAACATTGTCGTCCAGAACCTCGTCTGCAACGGCTCCCACGGCATCTCCGTCGGCTCTCTCGGCCAGTACATTGGCACCTTTGACGTTGTCGAGAACCTCTACGTCTACAACACGAGCATGTCCAACGCCTCGGACGGCGCCCGCATCAAGGTCTGGCCCGGCATGGATACCCCTTTCCAGCCCAACCTctctggcggcggcggctcgGGATACGTCAAGAACGTCACCTATGATACCTTCCACAACGACAACAATGACAATGCTATTACTATCGATCAGTGCTATGGCCAGAAGAACCAGACTATCTGCAACCAGTACCCT TCCAACATGACCATCAGCGACATCTACTTCAAGAACTTTGACGGCACCGCCTCCTCCAAGAACGACCCCCGCGTCGGATCCCTCGTCTGCAGCAGCCCCTCC AAATGCGTCAACATCAACGCCTCCAAGATCAACGTCAAGGCTCCCAGCGGCAAGAACCCCCAATGGCTCTGCGTCAACCTCGACACTGGTCTTCTCGACATCAACTGCGTCACCAAGGTGACCAAGAGCTAG